The sequence below is a genomic window from Brevibacillus laterosporus.
CTGTAAAAATAGAACAAATAAGAGCCTTACAAAAAGAAATGAAGATGCGTGCCGTTGAATCGAAGCATAAGGTTTATATTCTAGAGCATGTAGATAAAATGACAACGCAAGCCGCAAATAGTTTGCTAAAATTTTTGGAAGAACCACCAGTAGGTGTGCTTGCTGTGTTGTTATCAGAAAACAGCCATGCCATCCTACCCACAATTTTATCCAGATGCCAGACAATTGTATTCAACCCTCTACCGGTTGGAATGATAGTACAATCGCTTGTAAACGAGGGAATTACGAAAGGTCTAGCCCAAGTTGCTTCCCAAATTACAACAAATTTGGATGATGCCCGGCTGTTAAGCCAATCAGAATGGTTTGCACAGCTTAAAGCTATGGTGATACAATTGGGAAGGGATTTGAAACAACGTGATTCCCAAGCGATGTTTACGATTCAAGATCAATTTCAACGTAATGATAGATTAAAAGAAGAACTTCCTCTCTTTCTGGATTTGCTCATCCTTTGGCTACGAGATATCCTCTATATTCAAGTAGGGCGTAGGGCCAACATCATCAACATAGACCAACAGGATGCATTAGAAGAGCAGGCCTTGCAATGGGCTCAGACTGAGATATTGCGGGGAATTGATGTAGCCATGGAGACAAGAAATCGGATAGAGCGTAATGCTAACCCACAATTAGCGTTAGAGCGACTTGTTCTTCATATCCAGGAGGGATAAATTTTGTACGAGGTGGTCGGAATCCGCTTCAAAAAGGCGGGTAAGATATATTACTTTGATCCTGACGAATTACAGATAGACAAAGACAGTCATGTGATTGTTGAAACAGCACGGGGCGTGGAGTACGGTAAGGTCGTGATTGGCCAAAAGACAGTGGAAGATTCAGATGTTGTTCTTCCTTTAAAAAAAGTCATCCGCATTGCCGACGACTCAGATGCTAAACAAGTTGATGAGAACCGCTCTGCTGCAAAAAATGCATTTCAAGTGTGCCAAACTAAAATTAGGGAACATCAACTGGAAATGAAGCTGGTAGATGTTGAATATACATTCGACCGAAATAAAATTATTTTTTATTTTACGGCGGACGGCCGCGTTGATTTTCGTGAATTAGTCAAGGATTTGGCAGCAGTGTTTCGTACTCGCATTGAATTACGACAGATTGGTGTGCGTGATGAAGCCAAGATGCTTGGCGGTATAGGACCTTGTGGTCGAATGTTATGCTGTTCCACCTTTTTGGGTGATTTTGAACCGGTATCCATTAAAATGGCGAAAGATCAGAACCTCTCGCTCAATCCCGCTAAAATCTCCGGTTTGTGTGGACGTCTCATGTGCTGTCTGAAGTATGAAAATGATAACTATGAAACAACTAAGGAAGAGATACCTGAACTAAGCTCATGGGTGAAAACACCAATGGGAGATGGCAGGGTTGTAAGCTTGAATATTTTAGGCAGAGTGGCTCAGGTTGATCTCTTAGAAGTGGGAAGAGTCATGGAGTTCACTTTTGATGAAATCG
It includes:
- the holB gene encoding DNA polymerase III subunit delta', whose translation is MSWSNVAKKQERVAEILANSMKHDRLAHAYLFTGPKGVGKKEIAEHLTKSIFCLDHPGDACGTCLNCQRIQSGNHPDVYRISPDGSSVKIEQIRALQKEMKMRAVESKHKVYILEHVDKMTTQAANSLLKFLEEPPVGVLAVLLSENSHAILPTILSRCQTIVFNPLPVGMIVQSLVNEGITKGLAQVASQITTNLDDARLLSQSEWFAQLKAMVIQLGRDLKQRDSQAMFTIQDQFQRNDRLKEELPLFLDLLILWLRDILYIQVGRRANIINIDQQDALEEQALQWAQTEILRGIDVAMETRNRIERNANPQLALERLVLHIQEG
- a CDS encoding stage 0 sporulation protein; this translates as MYEVVGIRFKKAGKIYYFDPDELQIDKDSHVIVETARGVEYGKVVIGQKTVEDSDVVLPLKKVIRIADDSDAKQVDENRSAAKNAFQVCQTKIREHQLEMKLVDVEYTFDRNKIIFYFTADGRVDFRELVKDLAAVFRTRIELRQIGVRDEAKMLGGIGPCGRMLCCSTFLGDFEPVSIKMAKDQNLSLNPAKISGLCGRLMCCLKYENDNYETTKEEIPELSSWVKTPMGDGRVVSLNILGRVAQVDLLEVGRVMEFTFDEIVTSRPEIG